In a single window of the Lepidochelys kempii isolate rLepKem1 chromosome 21, rLepKem1.hap2, whole genome shotgun sequence genome:
- the KCNA10 gene encoding potassium voltage-gated channel subfamily A member 10: MMEVSSWKEMEVALVSFDNNDEIMEDPCYSNDFSTAAQLQKGHPSCASLLPHWRILLNSENTNNETIFSKFSAEFGEHLMGEREGMDEGEQRVIINIAGLRFETQLKTLNQFPETLLGDPEKRMCYFDSMRNEYFFDRNRPSFDGILYYYQSGGKIRRPANVPIDVFADEITFYELGNEAMDQFREDEGFIKDPETLLPTNDFHRQFWLLFEYPESSSAARGVALVSVLVIVISIIIFCVETLPEFREEREFKVIKDAANNLTKANLAPSTFTDPFFVIETACIIWFSFELLVRFVVCPSKAAFFRNIMNIIDIVSIIPYFVTLTTELVQHNEQNGQQNMSLAILRIIRLVRVFRIFKLSRHSKGLQILGQTLKASMRELGLLIFFLFIGVILFSSAIYFAEVDEPQSHFSSIPDGFWWAVVTMTTVGYGDMCPTTLGGKIVGTLCAIAGVLTIALPVPVIVSNFNYFYHRETENEEKQILPREVEKMLTSLAAANGSMESLNKTNGGCDRDMPRK, from the coding sequence ATGATGGAAGTGTCCAGTTGGAAGGAGATGGAGGTGGCACTAGTCAGTTTTGACAACAATGATGAGATAATGGAAGATCCCTGTTATTCAAACGACTTCAGCACTGCTGCCCAATTGCAGAAGGGACACCCCAGCTGTGCCAGCCTCTTGCCCCACTGGAGAATCCTCCTCAACAGTGAGAACACCAACAATGAGACCATTTTCTCCAAGTTCTCTGCTGAGTTCGGTGAGCACCTGATGGGGGAGCGGGAGGGCATGGACGAGGGTGAACAGAGAGTCATCATCAACATTGCTGGGCTGAGGTTCGAGACGCAGCTCAAAACCCTCAATCAGTTTCCAGAGACGCTACTCGGAGACCCAGAGAAGCGGATGTGCTACTTTGACTCCATGAGAAACGAGTATTTCTTTGACAGGAACAGGCCAAGTTTTGATGGGATCCTCTACTACTACCAGTCTGGTGGGAAAATCCGGCGCCCGGCCAATGTCCCCATAGATGTCTTTGCCGATGAAATCACCTTCTATGAGCTGGGCAATGAAGCCATGGACCAGTTCAGGGAAGATGAAGGGTTCATCAAGGACCCTGAGACTCTTCTGCCCACCAATGATTTTCACAGGCAGTTCTGGCTGCTGTTTGAGTACCCCGAAAGCTCCAGTGCGGCCAGGGGCGTGGCTTTGGTCTCAGTCTTGGTCATTGTCATTTCCATCATCATCTTCTGCGTGGAGACCTTGCCCGAGTTCAGGGAGGAACGGGAGTTCAAGGTCATCAAGGACGCTGCTAACAACTTGACCAAAGCCAACCTGGCCCCGAGCACCTTCACGGACCCCTTCTTTGTCATAGAGACAGCCTGCATCATCTGGTTCTCGTTTGAGCTCTTAGTCAGATTTGTAGTCTGCCCCAGCAAGGCTGCATTCTTCAGGAACATCATGAACATCATCGACATTGTGTCCATCATTCCCTACTTCGTGACCCTCACCACTGAGCTGGTCCAGCACAACGAACAAAATGGGCAGCAAAACATGTCCCTGGCCATACTGAGGATCATCCGCTTGGTCCGGGTCTTCCGCATCTTCAAGCTCTCGCGGCATTCCAAGGGCCTGCAGATCCTGGGGCAGACCCTCAAGGCCAGCATGCGGGAGCTGGGCTTGCTCATCTTCTTCCTCTTCATCGGAGTCATCCTCTTCTCCAGCGCCATCTACTTTGCGGAGGTGGACGAGCCACAGTCTCATTTTTCCAGCATCCCTGATGGGTTCTGGTGGGCTGTGGTGACCATGACAACGGTCGGCTATGGAGACATGTGCCCTACCACGTTGGGTGGGAAGATAGTGGGAACCCTGTGTGCTATTGCGGGGGTGTTAACCATCGCGCTTCCTGTCCCAGTCATAGTCTCCAACTTTAACTATTTCTACCACAGGGAGACGGAGAATGAGGAAAAGCAAATTCTACCCAGGGAAGTGGAGAAAATGCTTACCAGCCTGGCTGCGGCCAATGGCAGCATGGAGTCCTTGAACAAAACCAATGGGGGTTGTGACCGTGACATGCCCAGGAAATGA